The Chlamydia sp. genomic sequence CTCGCCTGCAACAATAACTGAGGATCCCTTTTTCAAATAAGGGAGCATCTTGTCATAGCGATTGTTCCAGATATTGCATCTACACCATATTGTTTCGTCTTTAGATCCTACACGAGATTTCACACCTAAACGCAAAACAACAACCCGCTTCCCTCCAGAAGTCATTCTTTCTTCAGGATCGGCAGCCAGAAATCCCACCAAATATCCGAACAACATAAAAACCACCCTTATCTATATAACCCAAGAAAATACTCCACCTAGGAAGAAAGTTCCTTCAGAACCTTCCTATCTTCAGAGAAGAATGTACACTAGGATTGATTTTTTCGTGAACACAAGTATTCGCTATAGAGTATTGCGCAAAATAACCAAAAAAAATATCCTGTGACAATTGTCCCCTCGTTGCATCTACGGCTAGATTAAGCTTACGAAAACTAAAGGGTTTTTTAGAGAACGTACACTCAACATAATAGGCAGAACGAGGGGAACTAGCTTGCGCTTCTTTTTTTCTCGATGGCGAACAACTAGGGTTTGTCAGAAAACTGCGGGAGAAGATGTCGCACAAACCTCGGTGAGGCCTTGCCCAACGGTAAGTTACCTTGTCGCGGCCCTAATCATTTACTAACAAACCTGCTTATGTTAGGTTTAAAAAAAACAGTACGAAGGAGATTCCCTCATGTCCAGGCAGAATGCTGAGGAAAATCTAAAAAATTTTGCTAAAGAGCTTAAACTTCCCGACGTCGCTTTCGATCAGAATAATACGTGCATTTTGTTTGTTGATGGAGAGTTTTCTCTTCACCTAACCTACGAAGAACATTCTGATCGCCTCTATGTTTACGCACCTCTTCTTGACGGACTTCCAGACAATCCGCAAAGAAAGTTAGCTTTGTATGAAAAATTATTAGAAGGCTCTATGCTCGGAGGCCAAATGGCTGGTGGAGGGGTAGGAGTTGCTACAAAAGAACAGTTGATCTTGATGCACTGTGTTTTAGACATGAAGTATGCAGAGACCAACCTACTCAAAGCTTTTGCGCAACTTTTCATTGAAACCGTTGTGAAATGGCGCACTGTTTGTGCTGATATCAGCGCTGGACGGGAACCTACCGTTGATACTATGCCACAAATGCCTCAAGGAGGAAGTGGCGGTATTCAACCTCCTCCAGCAGGAATTCGCGCATAATTTTTGCTTACGTGTGACAAAAGGAAGAGTTTTCTCTCTTCCTTTTGTGTCAAAATTCTATTCTTTTTCTTTGCCTCGTCATTCTGATTTTTTGTTAACGCTTTAGTTTGCTATGGAGTCTTTCTCTGTTCATCCTACCTCCCCCCTCCCTCTTGGGGCTCACAAAATTTCCACGGATCGCTACCGTTTCTCTCTATTTTCTTCTCAGGCTCACCAAGTGATCCTAGTGTTATTAGACCCTTTTTCAAATATTCATGAGATTCCTCTTTCCCCAACGGATCACAGAACTGGAGCTATCTGGCATATTGAAATCTCTGGAATCTCTAGTGAGTGGTCCTATGCTTACAAATTACAGCAAGCAGATTCCAATTCTCAAAAATTCTCTACAGATGCCTATATTGCAGACCCATATTCTAAGAATATTTATTCTCCACAATTGTTTGGCTCCCCTAAACAAGCGAAAGATTATGCCTTCAGCTACCTAAAACAGGAGGATTTCGACTGGGAAGGAGACACTCCTTTGCATCTCTCAAAAGAAAATTATTTCATCTATGAGATGCATGTTCGATCCTTTACTCAAGATCCTTCTTCTCAAGCCTCTTATCCAGGGACTTTCCTGGGAATCATCGAAAAGATTGATCATCTTAAGCAATTGGGAGTCAATGCTGTTGAATTGCTTCCTATTTTTGAATTTGATGAGACGATTCACCCGTTCAAAAATAAGGATCTTCCTCATCTATGTAACTATTGGGGCTACTCTTCTGTTAACTTTTTTTGTCCCTCTCGCCGCTATACTTATGGAGCAGATCCTTGTGCTCCAGCCCGAGAATTCAAAACTTTAGTTAAAGCACTACACCGTGCTGGAATAGAAGTAATTTTAGATGTTGTTTTCAATCATACGGGATTTGAAGGAACGAGCTGTCCTCTCCCTTGGATAGATCTTGAATCTTACTACATGGTCAATGATCATGGAGATCTTCTAAATTTCTCAGGGTGTGGAAATACAGTAAATACAAATACTCCCACGGCTCTTAAATGGATTCTTGATGCCTTGCGCTATTGGGTACAGGAAATGCACGTGGATGGGTTCCGTTTCGATTTAGCTTCCGTCTTCTCCAGAAACTCACAAGGAGTTCCCCTTCCACTCACTCCTATTTTACAAGCGATATCGTCTGATTCTATTTTATCGGAAACCAAACTTATTGCCGAACCCTGGGATGCAGGAGGACTGTATCAGCTGGGTCATTTCCCTTCCATATCAACGAGATGGAGTGAATGGAATGGTTGTTATCGCGACCATGTAAAAGCGTTTCTTAATGGAGATGCTCATCAGGCCAGCTCGTTTGCCTCTCGTATAGCTGGCTCTCATGATATTTATCCAAAAGGAAAATCAGTCAACTCCATCAATTACATTTGCTCGCATGATGGATTCACTCTTTATGATACCGTATCTTATAATGATAAACACAATGAAGAGAACGGAGAACATAATCTTGATGGCACTTCTGCCAACTACAGCTATAATTTTGGCTGTGAAGGAGAAACTACAGATCCAGATATTTGCCTATTACGCGAACGGCAAATGAGAAATTTCTTTCTTGCTCTGTTTTTGTCACAAGGAATCCCTATGATAAAATCTGGGGATGAGTATGCACACACCGCTTATGGGAATAATAACCCCTGGTGCCTAGATACTAAGGTTAATCATTTTCTTTGGAATCGACTAACGGAAAAAAAAGAGCTGTTCTCTTTCTTGTGTCAGGTGATCGCCTTACGTAAGGAATATGCAGAGTTATTCAATACCAATTTTTTATCAGATGAGACCGTCATTTGGTTGAATGCAAAAGGCTCTCCTAGAGAATGGGCTCCAGATCACTATTTAGCTTTTGAATTGAAGCATCCTAATTACAGCTTATTCATAGCATTTCACAGCGGAAATAATCGCATCGAAGTCGCCTTACCTAAACTTAGACAAGAGCACTTGGCGTATGAGAAAATTGTTGATAGCACAACGGGCTTTTCCTCGCAGATCCTATCTCCTAAGTTCTCTCTTGAACCCTATAGCTCTCTAGTTGCTATCAGTAGAAAAAAGGGGGCTTGATTAAGTTGAAGAAGAAAGCCTCATTGCTTTGCACTTCAGGCAATCTTCCTGCAAAGCAATGAGCACTACTCACTAAGCGTTTTTACTATCGTCTTCCCAAGACTCGATGACTACCAGGTCTGCATCTTTGTAGAATTTTTCTAAAATTTGCCGAGCATTGTAACCTTCTATAGCTAAACGATCTACATTAGCTTGCAACAGATGATCCGCATTGAAAACTAGTCCTTCCGGATTATCTAAAACTAATCGGGATGTCCAGTCAACAGCTTCCTCTACTCCATAAAACTGTGATGTAACCCCAAATCCCCCATAACGATCTTCCTGAGCAGTTACATGCCAAAAACTATTAGCATTACCAGCTAAAAGACGCTCATATAAGGCAGTTCTCTCCAAAATAACACAAGCAGACAAAGCCTCTTTATCTAATTCTTTCAGATACTTCACTGAAAGAACGGATTTTAGGTAATCTTCTACAGCAAGTTCATTAACTACGAATAAACAGTTTCTCTCTGTTTTGTGAATATACACAGCACCTTTGTATTGAATACCATTAACAAACAACGATGCAGTACCATCAAGAGGTTCGATTTTTAAGCATTCAACATTTGGATAATTTTCACCCCAACGAATCCCTCCATATAAAGCATGAGCAGCACAACGTTGCCCTTGAGAGCAAACCTGTAAAAGCTCACCATCTCCAAATACTGAAAACGCTCCCTTAGCCTCAACTAAGGCAGTTGTACTTTCTCCGAGAAGTAGGACACGAATTTTTGGCTCTACGAGAATGGACTGTGACAAAGCATCTGATACCTTTACATCAGCATCGCCAACAACCCCAACACTACAAAAAACTCCCAGCAGCATGAGTAGATTCAACTTTTTCATTCTTTATTCTTCTCTCCAACTGTCTTTTGAGTCTCTATTCAGATGTTTATATGCTAAAGGAGTCGCTACTCTGCCTCTTGCAGTTCGCTGAACTAATCCTCTCAAAATCAAAAAAGGTTCATACATATCTTCCAGAGTTCTGACATCCTCTCCTACAGCCATAGCGAGGGTTTTCATCCCAACAGGGCCTCCCTGATAAAAATCAATCATCACAGAGAGGAGCTTAATGTCAATCTCATTTAACCCTAAGTTATCTATTAATAACATAGCTAAAGCTTTTTCTGCTACAGCACTATTAATACTATTCCCCTCCCGCATTTGAGCGAAGTCCCGTACCCATCGAAGCAGATTATTCGCTAAACGTGGAGTACCACGTGCTCTTTTAGCAATTTCTAGTAAAGTTTCTTTGCTCGCTTCTATATCCAGCAACTGCGCAGAACGAGAAAGAATAGCAACTAGATCCTCGTCATCATAGTAATCTACCCGTCCTGTGAAAACAAAACGTGTACGCAAAGGTTCGCTGAGCATTCCTGCTCGAGTAGTAGCTCCAACTAAAGTAAAAGGAGCTAAGTCAAGACGAACAGAACGAGCTCCAGGACCAGAATCCAAAGTAATGTCAACCTTAAAATCTTCCATCGCGGGATAAAGGTATTCTTCGGCAGCTTTACCCATACGATGAATCTCATCGATAAAAAAAACATCTCCTTCTTGTAATCCGGTCAACAGTCCTATGAGATCTGAAGGTTTAAGTAATTGAGGACCAGAAGCAATCACTAAGCCTTTCCCTATCGTACCAGCGATGATATGAGCTAATGAAGTCTTCCCTAAACCTGGAGGACCATAAAACAAACAGTGCCCAGGAACCTCATTCCTTTGAACAGCAGCTCGAAGGAATAAGTCCAATCGTTCTTTTAGCTGTTTTTGCCCACAAAACTCCGCTAGTTTTTTTGGCCTTAAAGAAAAATCAAACTTTTTATCTTGGTGTAAAACAGAAATTTTATGAGTCATACATTTATTCGTAGTAGTTAGTTGTTCGTTGGTAGAAAATGAAAAAGCTTATTTTGACATTCTCTAATCACTGAAGTCAAAAAATTCCTTTGCCCATTGTATAGAGCCCTTCCTCTATATAAAATACATTTAAAGAGAAAAAAACGCTTCATTAAGCTATTAAAACGTTGCGTCTTTTCATACAATTGCACATGCTGTAGTACTGAGAGTTTCATCTCTTTTTCTGGTAATAATCTTTTCCAAAGAGCATGGACATAAAAAAATAATCGAGAGAAGTTATGGGGATCAAAGAAGATAACTGGATTCGCAAAATGGCAATAGAAGAAGGTATGATAGAGCCTTTTGCTGACA encodes the following:
- a CDS encoding type III secretion chaperone Slc1: MSRQNAEENLKNFAKELKLPDVAFDQNNTCILFVDGEFSLHLTYEEHSDRLYVYAPLLDGLPDNPQRKLALYEKLLEGSMLGGQMAGGGVGVATKEQLILMHCVLDMKYAETNLLKAFAQLFIETVVKWRTVCADISAGREPTVDTMPQMPQGGSGGIQPPPAGIRA
- a CDS encoding glycogen-debranching protein — protein: MESFSVHPTSPLPLGAHKISTDRYRFSLFSSQAHQVILVLLDPFSNIHEIPLSPTDHRTGAIWHIEISGISSEWSYAYKLQQADSNSQKFSTDAYIADPYSKNIYSPQLFGSPKQAKDYAFSYLKQEDFDWEGDTPLHLSKENYFIYEMHVRSFTQDPSSQASYPGTFLGIIEKIDHLKQLGVNAVELLPIFEFDETIHPFKNKDLPHLCNYWGYSSVNFFCPSRRYTYGADPCAPAREFKTLVKALHRAGIEVILDVVFNHTGFEGTSCPLPWIDLESYYMVNDHGDLLNFSGCGNTVNTNTPTALKWILDALRYWVQEMHVDGFRFDLASVFSRNSQGVPLPLTPILQAISSDSILSETKLIAEPWDAGGLYQLGHFPSISTRWSEWNGCYRDHVKAFLNGDAHQASSFASRIAGSHDIYPKGKSVNSINYICSHDGFTLYDTVSYNDKHNEENGEHNLDGTSANYSYNFGCEGETTDPDICLLRERQMRNFFLALFLSQGIPMIKSGDEYAHTAYGNNNPWCLDTKVNHFLWNRLTEKKELFSFLCQVIALRKEYAELFNTNFLSDETVIWLNAKGSPREWAPDHYLAFELKHPNYSLFIAFHSGNNRIEVALPKLRQEHLAYEKIVDSTTGFSSQILSPKFSLEPYSSLVAISRKKGA
- a CDS encoding SpoIID/LytB domain-containing protein; translation: MKKLNLLMLLGVFCSVGVVGDADVKVSDALSQSILVEPKIRVLLLGESTTALVEAKGAFSVFGDGELLQVCSQGQRCAAHALYGGIRWGENYPNVECLKIEPLDGTASLFVNGIQYKGAVYIHKTERNCLFVVNELAVEDYLKSVLSVKYLKELDKEALSACVILERTALYERLLAGNANSFWHVTAQEDRYGGFGVTSQFYGVEEAVDWTSRLVLDNPEGLVFNADHLLQANVDRLAIEGYNARQILEKFYKDADLVVIESWEDDSKNA
- the ruvB gene encoding Holliday junction branch migration DNA helicase RuvB, with amino-acid sequence MTHKISVLHQDKKFDFSLRPKKLAEFCGQKQLKERLDLFLRAAVQRNEVPGHCLFYGPPGLGKTSLAHIIAGTIGKGLVIASGPQLLKPSDLIGLLTGLQEGDVFFIDEIHRMGKAAEEYLYPAMEDFKVDITLDSGPGARSVRLDLAPFTLVGATTRAGMLSEPLRTRFVFTGRVDYYDDEDLVAILSRSAQLLDIEASKETLLEIAKRARGTPRLANNLLRWVRDFAQMREGNSINSAVAEKALAMLLIDNLGLNEIDIKLLSVMIDFYQGGPVGMKTLAMAVGEDVRTLEDMYEPFLILRGLVQRTARGRVATPLAYKHLNRDSKDSWREE